The following proteins are co-located in the Rutidosis leptorrhynchoides isolate AG116_Rl617_1_P2 unplaced genomic scaffold, CSIRO_AGI_Rlap_v1 contig75, whole genome shotgun sequence genome:
- the LOC139885067 gene encoding auxin efflux carrier component 3-like isoform X3, whose protein sequence is MISWHDLYTVLTAVIPLYVAMILAYGSVRWWKIFSPDQCSGINRFVAIFAVPLLSFHFISNNNPYEMNFRFIAADTLQKIIMLVVLGLWTNLSKNGSLEWMITIFSLSTLPNTLVMGIPLLIAMYGKYSGDLMVQVVVLQCIIWYTLLLFLFEYRGAKMLIMEQFPETAASIVSFKVDSDVVSLDGRDFLETDAEIGDDGKLHVKVRKSNVSRRSLGLSGMTPRPSNLTGAEIYSLSSTPRVSNFNHNDFYSMMDGFGGRASNFEPADMYYVQQSSRGPTPRPSNFEENCTQSSPRFGFYPAQTVPTSYPAPNPEFSSTVPTKTPKSQQQPPQQPPTKANHDAKELHMFVWSSSASPVSEGGGLHVFGGPDFAATEQSGRSDQGAKEIRLLVSDHPRELGGEDFSFGGKLGEAEDREKEKELNKLGSSSTVELHPKAAGANDNHVGKLMPPASVMTRLILIMVWRKLIRNPNTYSSLIGLIWALVSFRWHVAMPAIIKESIAILSDAGLGMAMFSLGLFMALQPKIIACGNSVATFAMAVRVLTGPAVMAAASFAVGLRGTLLHIAIVQAALPQGIVPFVFAKEYNVHPAILSTGVIFGMLIALPITLVYYILLGL, encoded by the exons atgatatCTTGGCACGATCTATACACAGTTTTAACGGCTGTGATTCCGTTATACGTAGCTATGATCTTAGCTTACGGCTCTGTTCGTTGGTGGAAAATCTTTTCCCCAGATCAATGTTCAGGAATCAATCGATTCGTCGCGATTTTCGCAGTTCCTCTGCTTTCTTTCCATTTCATCTCCAACAACAATCCTTACGAAATGAATTTCAGATTCATAGCAGCTGACACTCTGCAGAAGATAATCATGTTAGTAGTCCTCGGATTATGGACTAATTTATCTAAAAACGGAAGTTTAGAGTGGATGATCACGATTTTCTCACTATCCACGCTTCCAAACACTCTGGTTATGGGAATCCCATTATTGATCGCCATGTACGGAAAATATTCCGGCGATTTAATGGTTCAAGTTGTCGTTTTACAGTGTATAATCTGGTACACTCTGCTTTTGTTCCTTTTCGAGTATCGCGGCGCGAAGATGCTAATCATGGAACAATTCCCGGAAACCGCCGCCTCGATCGTTTCCTTCAAAGTAGATTCCGACGTGGTGTCCCTCGACGGAAGAGATTTCTTAGAAACGGATGCTGAAATCGGAGATGACGGAAAATTACACGTCAAAGTTAGGAAGTCTAATGTGTCTAGGAGGTCTTTAGGGTTATCCGGAATGACCCCACGACCGTCGAATCTTACCGGAGCTGAGATTTATAGTCTCAGCTCGACTCCGAGAGTCTCAAATTTCAATCACAACGATTTCTATTCCATGATGgatggatttggtggacgagcttcAAATTTCGAACCGGCTGATATGTACTATGTTCAACAATCTTCCCGTGGTCCGACTCCGAGACCTTCTAATTTCGAAGAAAATTGTACTCAATCGTCGCCGAGGTTCGGGTTTTATCCGGCACAGACTGTTCCTACGTCCTATCCTGCGCCAAATCCGGAGTTTTCGTCAACCGTACCGACGAAAACTCCAAAAAGTCAACAACAACCGCCGCAACAACCACC TACTAAGGCCAACCATGATGCCAAGGAGTTACATATGTTTGTGTGGAGTTCTAGTGCTTCTCCGGTGTCGGAAGGTGGCGGCCTCCACGTATTTGGTGGGCCAGATTTCGCAGCCACGGAGCAATCTGGACGGTCCGACCAAGGTGCTAAGGAGATTCGGTTGTTGGTCTCTGATCACCCTC GAGAATTAGGAGGAGAGGATTTCAGCTTTGGAGGGAAATTAGGAGAGGCAGAGGATCGAGAGAAAGAAAAAGAACTCAACAAGCTCGGGTCTAGCTCCACGGTGGAGCTCCACCCGAAAGCTGCCGGAGCAAATGACAACCACGTAGGGAAACTAATGCCGCCGGCGAGTGTTATGACTAGACTAATCTTGATCATGGTTTGGCGCAAACTTATCCGTAACCCCAACACTTATTCAAGTCTTATTGGCTTAATTTGGGCTCTAGTCTCATTTAG GTGGCATGTGGCGATGCCTGCAATAATAAAGGAGTCAATTGCTATTCTATCTGATGCTGGCCTTGGAATGGCTATGTTCAGTTTAG GATTGTTTATGGCGCTGCAACCGAAGATCATCGCTTGTGGAAATTCCGTTGCGACTTTCGCCATGGCTGTTCGGGTTCTGACCGGACCGGCGGTGATGGCCGCCGCTTCATTTGCTGTTGGTTTACGGGGTACACTTTTACACATTGCAATCGTGCAG
- the LOC139885067 gene encoding auxin efflux carrier component 3-like isoform X2: MISWHDLYTVLTAVIPLYVAMILAYGSVRWWKIFSPDQCSGINRFVAIFAVPLLSFHFISNNNPYEMNFRFIAADTLQKIIMLVVLGLWTNLSKNGSLEWMITIFSLSTLPNTLVMGIPLLIAMYGKYSGDLMVQVVVLQCIIWYTLLLFLFEYRGAKMLIMEQFPETAASIVSFKVDSDVVSLDGRDFLETDAEIGDDGKLHVKVRKSNVSRRSLGLSGMTPRPSNLTGAEIYSLSSTPRVSNFNHNDFYSMMDGFGGRASNFEPADMYYVQQSSRGPTPRPSNFEENCTQSSPRFGFYPAQTVPTSYPAPNPEFSSTNSTNTVTSTTTINTNNSSTTKANHDAKELHMFVWSSSASPVSEGGGLHVFGGPDFAATEQSGRSDQGAKEIRLLVSDHPQNGKTKDFSFGGKLGEAEDREKEKELNKLGSSSTVELHPKAAGANDNHVGKLMPPASVMTRLILIMVWRKLIRNPNTYSSLIGLIWALVSFRWHVAMPAIIKESIAILSDAGLGMAMFSLGLFMALQPKIIACGNSVATFAMAVRVLTGPAVMAAASFAVGLRGTLLHIAIVQAALPQGIVPFVFAKEYNVHPAILSTGVIFGMLIALPITLVYYILLGL, encoded by the exons atgatatCTTGGCACGATCTATACACAGTTTTAACGGCTGTGATTCCGTTATACGTAGCTATGATCTTAGCTTACGGCTCTGTTCGTTGGTGGAAAATCTTTTCCCCAGATCAATGTTCAGGAATCAATCGATTCGTCGCGATTTTCGCAGTTCCTCTGCTTTCTTTCCATTTCATCTCCAACAACAATCCTTACGAAATGAATTTCAGATTCATAGCAGCTGACACTCTGCAGAAGATAATCATGTTAGTAGTCCTCGGATTATGGACTAATTTATCTAAAAACGGAAGTTTAGAGTGGATGATCACGATTTTCTCACTATCCACGCTTCCAAACACTCTGGTTATGGGAATCCCATTATTGATCGCCATGTACGGAAAATATTCCGGCGATTTAATGGTTCAAGTTGTCGTTTTACAGTGTATAATCTGGTACACTCTGCTTTTGTTCCTTTTCGAGTATCGCGGCGCGAAGATGCTAATCATGGAACAATTCCCGGAAACCGCCGCCTCGATCGTTTCCTTCAAAGTAGATTCCGACGTGGTGTCCCTCGACGGAAGAGATTTCTTAGAAACGGATGCTGAAATCGGAGATGACGGAAAATTACACGTCAAAGTTAGGAAGTCTAATGTGTCTAGGAGGTCTTTAGGGTTATCCGGAATGACCCCACGACCGTCGAATCTTACCGGAGCTGAGATTTATAGTCTCAGCTCGACTCCGAGAGTCTCAAATTTCAATCACAACGATTTCTATTCCATGATGgatggatttggtggacgagcttcAAATTTCGAACCGGCTGATATGTACTATGTTCAACAATCTTCCCGTGGTCCGACTCCGAGACCTTCTAATTTCGAAGAAAATTGTACTCAATCGTCGCCGAGGTTCGGGTTTTATCCGGCACAGACTGTTCCTACGTCCTATCCTGCGCCAAATCCGGAGTTTTCGTCAACC AACTCTACTAATACCGTGACTAGTACTACtactattaatacaaataatagtagTACTACTAAGGCCAACCATGATGCCAAGGAGTTACATATGTTTGTGTGGAGTTCTAGTGCTTCTCCGGTGTCGGAAGGTGGCGGCCTCCACGTATTTGGTGGGCCAGATTTCGCAGCCACGGAGCAATCTGGACGGTCCGACCAAGGTGCTAAGGAGATTCGGTTGTTGGTCTCTGATCACCCTCAAAATGGGAAAACAAAG GATTTCAGCTTTGGAGGGAAATTAGGAGAGGCAGAGGATCGAGAGAAAGAAAAAGAACTCAACAAGCTCGGGTCTAGCTCCACGGTGGAGCTCCACCCGAAAGCTGCCGGAGCAAATGACAACCACGTAGGGAAACTAATGCCGCCGGCGAGTGTTATGACTAGACTAATCTTGATCATGGTTTGGCGCAAACTTATCCGTAACCCCAACACTTATTCAAGTCTTATTGGCTTAATTTGGGCTCTAGTCTCATTTAG GTGGCATGTGGCGATGCCTGCAATAATAAAGGAGTCAATTGCTATTCTATCTGATGCTGGCCTTGGAATGGCTATGTTCAGTTTAG GATTGTTTATGGCGCTGCAACCGAAGATCATCGCTTGTGGAAATTCCGTTGCGACTTTCGCCATGGCTGTTCGGGTTCTGACCGGACCGGCGGTGATGGCCGCCGCTTCATTTGCTGTTGGTTTACGGGGTACACTTTTACACATTGCAATCGTGCAG
- the LOC139885071 gene encoding homeobox-leucine zipper protein ATHB-17-like, whose translation MAILPTTSSNLELTISAPGLSSYPGSLPPSVRDLDINQVPLGEEESFEDEEESSNGGPPRKKLRLTKEQSRLLEESFRQNHTLNPKQKEALAAQLKLRPRQVEVWFQNRRARSKLKQTEMECEYLKRWFGSLTEQNRRLHKEVEELRAMKVGPPTVNGRDPLPASTLSMCPRCERVTNSSDKCNNSSSRITTATTTITTATTATTTSDHSVLSPKVSSALQLRQPSSAC comes from the exons ATGGCGATTTTACCAACTACCTCTTCAAACTTGGAGTTGACTATCTCCGCCCCTGGTTTATCTTCATACCCTGGATCTCTTCCTCCATcag TTCGAGATTTGGACATAAATCAAGTTCCATTAGGAGAAGAAGAAagttttgaagatgaagaagagagtaGCAACGGAGGGCCTCCACGGAAAAAACTCAGGCTTACCAAAGAACAATCCCGTCTCCTCGAAGAAAGTTTCCGACAAAACCATACATTAAACCCG AAGCAGAAAGAGGCTTTGGCTGCCCAATTAAAATTGAGGCCAAGGCAAGTTGAGGTCTGGTTCCAAAACCGTAGAGCCAG GAGCAAGTTGAAGCAGACAGAAATGGAATGTGAATACTTGAAGAGATGGTTTGGTTCATTAACTGAACAAAACAGGAGGCTGCACAAAGAAGTGGAGGAGCTCAGGGCCATGAAAGTGGGCCCACCCACCGTGAACGGCCGCGACCCGCTTCCGGCGTCCACCCTTTCTATGTGCCCTCGATGTGAGCGCGTCACTAATTCGTCTGACAAGTGTAACAATTCTTCCAGCAGAATTACTACAGCCACCACTACTATTACTACTGCCACGACCGCTACTACTACGAGTGATCATTCCGTATTGTCGCCTAAAGTCTCGTCTGCCCTCCAATTAAGACAGCCTTCATCAGCTTGTTAG
- the LOC139885067 gene encoding auxin efflux carrier component 3-like isoform X1, with product MISWHDLYTVLTAVIPLYVAMILAYGSVRWWKIFSPDQCSGINRFVAIFAVPLLSFHFISNNNPYEMNFRFIAADTLQKIIMLVVLGLWTNLSKNGSLEWMITIFSLSTLPNTLVMGIPLLIAMYGKYSGDLMVQVVVLQCIIWYTLLLFLFEYRGAKMLIMEQFPETAASIVSFKVDSDVVSLDGRDFLETDAEIGDDGKLHVKVRKSNVSRRSLGLSGMTPRPSNLTGAEIYSLSSTPRVSNFNHNDFYSMMDGFGGRASNFEPADMYYVQQSSRGPTPRPSNFEENCTQSSPRFGFYPAQTVPTSYPAPNPEFSSTVPTKTPKSQQQPPQQPPTKANHDAKELHMFVWSSSASPVSEGGGLHVFGGPDFAATEQSGRSDQGAKEIRLLVSDHPQNGNGELGGEDFSFGGKLGEAEDREKEKELNKLGSSSTVELHPKAAGANDNHVGKLMPPASVMTRLILIMVWRKLIRNPNTYSSLIGLIWALVSFRWHVAMPAIIKESIAILSDAGLGMAMFSLGLFMALQPKIIACGNSVATFAMAVRVLTGPAVMAAASFAVGLRGTLLHIAIVQAALPQGIVPFVFAKEYNVHPAILSTGVIFGMLIALPITLVYYILLGL from the exons atgatatCTTGGCACGATCTATACACAGTTTTAACGGCTGTGATTCCGTTATACGTAGCTATGATCTTAGCTTACGGCTCTGTTCGTTGGTGGAAAATCTTTTCCCCAGATCAATGTTCAGGAATCAATCGATTCGTCGCGATTTTCGCAGTTCCTCTGCTTTCTTTCCATTTCATCTCCAACAACAATCCTTACGAAATGAATTTCAGATTCATAGCAGCTGACACTCTGCAGAAGATAATCATGTTAGTAGTCCTCGGATTATGGACTAATTTATCTAAAAACGGAAGTTTAGAGTGGATGATCACGATTTTCTCACTATCCACGCTTCCAAACACTCTGGTTATGGGAATCCCATTATTGATCGCCATGTACGGAAAATATTCCGGCGATTTAATGGTTCAAGTTGTCGTTTTACAGTGTATAATCTGGTACACTCTGCTTTTGTTCCTTTTCGAGTATCGCGGCGCGAAGATGCTAATCATGGAACAATTCCCGGAAACCGCCGCCTCGATCGTTTCCTTCAAAGTAGATTCCGACGTGGTGTCCCTCGACGGAAGAGATTTCTTAGAAACGGATGCTGAAATCGGAGATGACGGAAAATTACACGTCAAAGTTAGGAAGTCTAATGTGTCTAGGAGGTCTTTAGGGTTATCCGGAATGACCCCACGACCGTCGAATCTTACCGGAGCTGAGATTTATAGTCTCAGCTCGACTCCGAGAGTCTCAAATTTCAATCACAACGATTTCTATTCCATGATGgatggatttggtggacgagcttcAAATTTCGAACCGGCTGATATGTACTATGTTCAACAATCTTCCCGTGGTCCGACTCCGAGACCTTCTAATTTCGAAGAAAATTGTACTCAATCGTCGCCGAGGTTCGGGTTTTATCCGGCACAGACTGTTCCTACGTCCTATCCTGCGCCAAATCCGGAGTTTTCGTCAACCGTACCGACGAAAACTCCAAAAAGTCAACAACAACCGCCGCAACAACCACC TACTAAGGCCAACCATGATGCCAAGGAGTTACATATGTTTGTGTGGAGTTCTAGTGCTTCTCCGGTGTCGGAAGGTGGCGGCCTCCACGTATTTGGTGGGCCAGATTTCGCAGCCACGGAGCAATCTGGACGGTCCGACCAAGGTGCTAAGGAGATTCGGTTGTTGGTCTCTGATCACCCTCAA AATGGGAATGGAGAATTAGGAGGAGAGGATTTCAGCTTTGGAGGGAAATTAGGAGAGGCAGAGGATCGAGAGAAAGAAAAAGAACTCAACAAGCTCGGGTCTAGCTCCACGGTGGAGCTCCACCCGAAAGCTGCCGGAGCAAATGACAACCACGTAGGGAAACTAATGCCGCCGGCGAGTGTTATGACTAGACTAATCTTGATCATGGTTTGGCGCAAACTTATCCGTAACCCCAACACTTATTCAAGTCTTATTGGCTTAATTTGGGCTCTAGTCTCATTTAG GTGGCATGTGGCGATGCCTGCAATAATAAAGGAGTCAATTGCTATTCTATCTGATGCTGGCCTTGGAATGGCTATGTTCAGTTTAG GATTGTTTATGGCGCTGCAACCGAAGATCATCGCTTGTGGAAATTCCGTTGCGACTTTCGCCATGGCTGTTCGGGTTCTGACCGGACCGGCGGTGATGGCCGCCGCTTCATTTGCTGTTGGTTTACGGGGTACACTTTTACACATTGCAATCGTGCAG